The Podospora pseudocomata strain CBS 415.72m chromosome 1 map unlocalized CBS415.72m_1, whole genome shotgun sequence genome has a segment encoding these proteins:
- the PXA1 gene encoding ATP-binding cassette long-chain fatty acid transporter pxa1 (EggNog:ENOG503NUQ7; COG:I), with product MAVQSTLRHSAAEEAIATFVEKYGELIRTKLRSTSKTTRLLCTLALATSIILAGEGTRRKWKRKREERETGRKLVRTNSWLHNKDGSRTIYVPYKDGTSKVVISSTKPLTFEAHRRLFLNPPRVSGLGDGHVPAAQTKPGLNLAFLHQFLSLMSIMIPRWTSKEAGLLVSHGAFLMLRTYLSLVVARLDGEIVRDLVAGNGKAFLLGLAKWCGLGGFASYTNAMIKYLESKVSIAFRTRLTRYIHDLYLNDNLNYYKLHNLDGGVGQGADQFITQDLTQFCAAAANLYSSLGKPFVDICVFNYQLYRSLGPLALTGLLSNYFLTASILRKLSPPFGKLKAVEGRKEGDFRSLHARLIANAEEVAFYGGAEMEKTFLNKEFKSLKNWMEGIYMLKIRYNILEDFILKYSWSAYGYLLSSLPVFLPAWGGLGGATEVAGATAVKGGRERERMKDFITNKRLMLSLADAGGRMMYSIKDLSELAGYTSRVYTLISTLHRAHANAYYVRGRENELYSLSDVQGTIQKGFDGVRLENVPIVAPGLWPQGGEELLESLSLIVRRGDHLLISGPNGIGKSAIARVIAGLWPVYRGLVSRPKNNGEDGIMFLPQRPYLSIGTLRDQVIYPDGEADMREKRKNEYDLKRALEQAKLGYLPDREGGWDTRKEWKDVLSGGEKQRLAIARLLYHEPQYAFIDEGTSAVSSDVEGLLYETCKEKGITLITISTRASLKKYHTYNLVLGLGERGDEWEVQRIGTEREKMAVEKELHDLRERLAQVEKWKKRREEIETELNKVWVGGQEEELGAPAYVVGEEQQKEEEQDRQTEAEETQDEYQEAQSRVMSDDEGDETETEEQRTGTEGSGIVV from the exons ATGGCAGTCCAGTCAACCCTCCGGCACtcggccgccgaggaggccatTGCCACCTTTGTCGAAAAGTACGGCGAACTCATCCGCACAAAGCTGCGCAGCACGTCCAAAACAACGCGCCTGCTATGCACCCTCGCTCTcgccacctccatcatcctcgctggCGAGGGCACCCGTCGGAAGTGGAAACGCAAGCGTGAGGAGCGCGAGACAGGGAGGAAACTTGTGCGAACTAACTCTTGGCTACACAACAAGGACGGTTCTCGCACCATTTATGTTCCTTACAAGGATGGCACCTCCAAGGTTGTCATCTCGAGTACCAAGCCGCTCACCTTTGAGGCCCATCGCAGACTGTTCCTTAACCCACCTAGGGTATCTGGGTTGGGAGATGGCCACGTCCCGGCAGCACAAACCAAACCGGGTCTcaacctcgccttcctccaccagTTTCTCAGTCTCATGAGCATCATGATCCCCCGCTGGACAAGCAAAGAAGCAGGTCTCCTCGTCAGCCACGGCGCCTTCCTCATGTTGCGCACCTATCTCTCCCTGGTAGTCGCCCGCCTAGACGGTGAAATCGTCCGTGATCTCGTGGCAGGAAACGGGAaagccttcctcctcggtctAGCCAAGTGGTGCGGTCTCGGTGGCTTTGCCTCTTACACCAACGCCATGATCAAGTATCTCGAATCCAAGGTCTCGATCGCCTTCCGCACCCGTCTCACCCGTTACATTCACGACCTGTACCTCAACGACAATCTAAACTACTACAAGctccacaacctcgacgGAGGCGTCGGCCAGGGAGCAGATCAGTTCATTACCCAGGATCTCACACAGTTCTGCGCCGCTGCCGCAAACTTGTACTCTTCCCTTGGAAAACCGTTTGTTGACATCTGCGTGTTCAACTACCAGCTCTACCGCTCGCTCGGCCCGTTGGCGTTGACGGGTTTGTTGAGCAATTACTTTCTTACCGCCTCCATCCTCAGAAAGTTGTCTCCCCCCTttggcaagctcaaggctgtcGAGGGCAGGAAAGAGGGTGACTTTAGGAGCCTGCACGCGAGGTTGATCGCCaatgcggaggaggtggcgttTTATGGCGGtgccgagatggagaagacgTTCTTGAACAAAGAGTTCAAGAGTCTGAAGaattggatggaggggattTACATGCTCAAGATTAGGTACAACATCTTGGAGGATTTCATTCTCAAGTACAGCTGGAGTGCGTATGGCTACCTTTTGTCGTCACTGCCTGTTTTCCTGCCTGCTTggggtgggcttgggggggcGACAGAGGTTGCCGGTGCGACTGCGGTTaaaggagggagggaaagggagaggatgaaggaTTTTATTACGAATaagaggttgatgttgagtcTAGCTGATGCAGGCGGGAGGATGATGTACAGCATCAAGGATCTGAGCGAGCTGGCTGGGTATACCAGTCGGGTGTACACGCTTATTTCTACTCTGCACAGGGCGCACGCGAATGCGTATTATGTCCGCGGGAGGGAGAACGAGCTGTACTCGCTGAGCGATGTGCAGGGGACCATCCAAAAGGGGTTTgatggggtgaggttggagaatgTGCCGATTGTGGCTCCCGGGTTGTGGCCTCAGGGCGGTGAGGAGTTGCTCgagagcttgagcttgattGTGAGGCGGGGGGATCACCTGCTGATTTCGGGGCCGAACGGGATTGGAAAGTCGGCTATTGCGAGGGTGATTGCGGGGTTGTGGCCGGTTTatcgggggttggtgtctAGGCCGAAGAAcaatggggaggatgggatcATGTTTTTGCCTCAGAGGCCGTATCTGAGCATCGGGACGCTGAGAGATCAGGTTATTTATCCTGACGGGGAGGCGGAcatgagggagaagaggaagaatgaGTATGATCTCAAGAGGGCGCTTGAGCAGGCGAAGCTTGGGTATTTGCCTGATcgagagggggggtgggacaCGAGGAAGGAGTGGAAGGATGTGTTgagcggtggtgagaagCAGAGGTTGGCGATTGCGAGGTTGCTCTATCACGAGCCGCAGTATGCGTTTATCGATGAGGGGACGAGCGCGGTGAGCAGtgatgtggaggggttgttgtatGAGACTTGCAAGGAGAAGGGTATCa CCCTCATTACCATCTCCACCCGCGCTTCGCTTAAGAAATACCACACCTACAACCTtgtcctcggcctcggcgagCGCGGAGACGAGTGGGAGGTCCAGCGCATCGGCACCGAACGCGAGAAGATGGCTGTCGAGAAGGAGCTTCACGAtctgagggagaggttggctcAGGTGGaaaagtggaagaagagacgAGAGGAGATTGAGACGGAGCTCAACAAggtctgggttggtggtcaggaggaggagctgggcgcGCCTGCTTATGTCGTCGGTGAGGAGcagcagaaggaggaggaacaggatCGGCagacggaggcggaggagacgcAGGATGAGTACCAGGAGGCGCAGAGCAGGGTTATGAGTGAcgatgagggggatgagacggagacggaggagcagaggaCCGGGACGGAGGGGTCGGGGATTGTGGTTTAG